One Bombus fervidus isolate BK054 chromosome 7, iyBomFerv1, whole genome shotgun sequence genomic region harbors:
- the LOC139989033 gene encoding odorant receptor Or2-like, translated as MHLSVRRQTDPPQNTNYEEDIVYVTKHNKWVLNSIGMWPAVLKGIGKFIPKVVIGVSNIVSFFNVVQCVLYITLEENDPLLRLRLLGLACFASINLMKYWALISRKPNIEYCIEQVHTDWKQVEFQRNRILMLKYGKMGRDLTIYSAVFMYSAEICYVTVMQYAMGLNMKENNRTIRLLVYPTYSGFFDAQKSPVYEIVYVLQCMCTFLFNSVTVGCCGLAALFATHACGQIDVVISQLDDLVEGKFSEKNSNPNTRLMEIVKHHIRILKFSAMIETVLQEVCFFEFVGSTFVICLLEYYCITDWQQNDKIGLATYSMLLLSLTFNMFLLCYIGNLLIEKSTSVGISCYMIDWYRLPIKTVQDLIFIIAMSNSPAKISAARIFILSLPTFGNVGFYKRYIYDLHVQILCKSNYLSFGD; from the exons ATGCATCTCTCTGTTCGACGTCAGACAGATCCACCGCAAAACACGAACTACGAAGAAGATATCGTTTACGTGACGAAACACAACAAATGGGTCCTGAATTCCATCGGGATGTGGCCTGCTGTGCTAAAAGGGATCGGCAAATTTATACCAAAAGTCGTAATCGGTGTCAGTAATATCGTGTCGTTTTTCAACGTAGTGCAGTGTGTGCTATACATTACACTGGAAGAAAACGATCCTTTACTAAGACTGAGGCTCTTAGGCTTGGCTTGCTTTGCTTCAATCAACCTGATGAAGTATTGGGCTTTGATATCACGCAAACCGAATATCGAATATTGTATCGAACAGGTGCATACAGATTGGAAACAG GTAGAGTTTCAAAGAAATCGCATATTGATGTTAAAATACGGAAAGATGGGACGAGATTTGACCATATACAGTGCCGTGTTCATGTATAGCGCTGAAATATGCTACGTTACAGTCATGCAGTATGCAATGGGATTGAATATGAAGGAAAATAATCGTACAATCAGACTGTTAGTGTATCCTACATATAGTGGATTTTTCGATGCCCAAAAAAGCCCAGTCTATGAAATTGTATACGTTCTTCAATGCATGTGCACATTTTTGTTCAACTCCGTGACAGTTGGGTGTTGTGGATTAGCTGCACTTTTTGCAACACATGCCTGTGGACAGATTGATGTCGTCATATCTCAATTAGATGATCTGGTCGAAGGAAAATTCTCCGAGAAAAATTCTAATCCGAACACTCGACTGATGGAAATCGTAAAACATCACataagaattttaaa ATTTTCTGCGATGATTGAAACGGTTCTGCAAGAAGTGTGCTTTTTCGAATTCGTTGGTTCCACGTTTGTAATATGCTTGCTCGAATACTATTGTATAACG GATTGGCAACAGAACGATAAAATTGGTCTGGCAACGTACTCGATGCTATTATTATCTTTGACGTTCAATATGTTCTTGTTATGCTACATTGGCAATCTTCTAATAGAAAAG AGTACTAGCGTCGGAATATCCTGCTATATGATTGATTGGTACCGCTTACCTATCAAGACAGTTCAAGACCTCATATTCATCATCGCTATGTCGAATAGTCCGGCAAAAATTAGCGCCGccagaatatttattttatctttgccTACTTTTGGGAATGTAGGTTTTTATAAACGTTACATCTATGATTTGCATGttcaaattttatgtaaatcgaattatttatctttcgGTGATTAA
- the LOC139988960 gene encoding odorant receptor 10-like, which produces MHLSVRQPRNPNYEEDIVYVTKHNKWVLNSIGMWPAMLKGIGKFVPKIVIGLSNFVSVFNVLQFVLHVILEEKDPSLRLRFLGLICFASTNLMKYWALIARRPNIEYCIEQVQTDWKQVEFQRNRMLMLKYGKIGRDLTIYSAVFMYSSEMCYITIMQYAMASVLRENNRTTRVLVYPTYSGFFDAQKTPIYEIVYVLQCMCTLLFNSVTVACCGLAALFATHACGQIDVIISQLNDLVDGKFATKNSKPDTRLIEIVENHIRILKFSTMIETVLQEVCFFEFVGSTLVICLLEYYCITEWQENNKIGVATFSMLLVSLTFNMFLLCYIGNLLIEKSTNIGISCYMIDWYRLPVKTVQDLILIIAMSNNPVKISAGRIFLLSLPTFGNILKTSFAYLNFVRNATM; this is translated from the exons ATGCATCTTTCCGTTCGACAACCACGAAATCCAAACTACGAGGAAGATATCGTTTACGTGACGAAACACAACAAATGGGTTTTGAATTCCATCGGTATGTGGCCCGCTATGCTAAAAGGCATCGGCAAATTTGTACCAAAAATTGTAATAGGTCTCAGTAATTTCGTGTCGGTTTTCAACGTACTGCAGTTTGTGCTTCACGTTATACTGGAAGAAAAAGACCCTTCATTAAGACTGAGATTTTTAGGCCTGATTTGTTTTGCTTCAACTAATCTGATGAAGTATTGGGCTCTGATAGCGCGCAGACCGAACATCGAATACTGCATCGAACAGGTGCAGACAGATTGGAAGCAG GTAGAATTCCAAAGAAATCGCATGCTGATGctaaaatatggaaaaatcgGTCGAGATCTCACCATATACAGTGCCGTGTTCATGTACAGCTCTGAAATGTGCTACATTACAATCATGCAATATGCAATGGCATCAGTCCTGAGGGAAAATAATCGTACAACCAGAGTGCTAGTGTACCCTACATATAGTGGATTTTTCGACGCCCAAAAAACTCCCATCTACGAAATCGTGTACGTTCTCCAATGCATGTGCACACTTTTGTTCAACTCTGTGACAGTTGCGTGTTGTGGATTGGCTGCGCTTTTTGCAACACACGCTTGTGGGCAGATTGATGTCATTATATCTCAATTAAATGATCTAGTCGATGGAAAATTCGCCACGAAAAATTCTAAACCGGATACTCGACTGATAGAAATCGTAGAGAACCACataagaattttaaa ATTTTCTACGATGATTGAGACGGTTCTGCAGGAAGTATGCTTTTTCGAATTTGTTGGTTCCACGTTGGTAATATGCTTGCTGGAATACTACTGTATAACG GAATGgcaagaaaataataagattGGTGTGGCAACATTCTCGATGCTATTAGTATCCTTAACATTTAATATGTTCTTGTTATGCTACATTGGTAATCTTCTAATAGAAAag AGTACTAACATCGGAATATCTTGCTATATGATTGACTGGTATCGCTTACCGGTCAAAACAGTTCAAGATCTTATATTGATCATCGCTATGTCGAATAATCCGGTGAAAATTAGCGCCGgcagaatatttcttttatccttGCCTACTTTCGGAAAT ATTCTAAAGACATCATTCGCGTACTTAAACTTCGTTCGGAATGCCactatgtaa
- the LOC139988961 gene encoding odorant receptor 10-like, with protein MNMHLSVRYRPDQPRNPKYEEDIIYVTKHNKWVLNSIGMWPAVLDGIGKFVPKIVIGLSNFVSFFSVVQCVLHIILEEKDPLLRLRLLGLACYSSTNLMKYWALILRKPNIEYCIKEIQTDWKQVEFPQNRLLMLKYGKIGRDLTIYSAAFMYTALVCYVTIMQYAMGISLKENNRTIRVLVYPTYSGFFDAQKSPIYEIVYVLQCMCTFVFNSVTVGCCALAALFATHACGQLDVVISQLNDLADGKFAKKNSNPSTRLVEIVDHHIKILKFSAMIESVLQEVCFFEFVGSTFVICLLEYYCITDWQQNNKIGLATYSMLLVSLTFNMFLLCYIGNLLLEKSTDVGISCYMIDWYRLPVKTVQDLMLIIAMSNTPVKISAGRMFLLSLPTFGNILKTSFAYLNFIRNTLM; from the exons ATGAATATGCACCTCTCCGTCCGATATCGGCCCGATCAACCGCGGAATCCAAAATACGAGGAAGATATCATTTACGTGACGAAACATAACAAATGGGTTCTAAATTCCATCGGAATGTGGCCCGCTGTGCTAGATGGCATCGGCAAATTTGTACCAAAAATTGTGATTGGACTCAGTAATTTCGTGTCGTTCTTCAGCGTAGTGCAGTGTGTGCTACACATTAtattggaagaaaaagatcCTTTACTAAGACTAAGGCTCTTAGGATTAGCTTGCTATTCTTCAACCAACCTGATGAAGTATTGGGCTCTGATACTGCGCAAACCAAACATTGAATACTGCATCAAAGAGATACAGACAGATTGGAAGCAG GTAGAATTCCCACAAAATCGCCTGTTAATGCTAAAATACGGAAAGATCGGACGAGATCTCACCATATACAGTGCCGCATTCATGTATACCGCACTCGTGTGCTACGTTACAATCATGCAGTATGCAATGGGAATAAGTCTGAAGGAAAATAATCGTACAATCAGGGTGTTAGTGTACCCTACATATAGTGGATTTTTTGATGCTCAAAAAAGCCCCATCTACGAAATCGTGTACGTTCTCCAATGCATGTGCACATTTGTATTCAACTCTGTGACAGTTGGGTGTTGTGCTTTGGCTGCTCTTTTTGCAACACATGCCTGTGGACAGCTTGATGTCGTTATATCTCAGTTAAATGATCTGGCCGATGGAAAATTCGccaagaaaaattctaatcCAAGCACTCGATTGGTAGAAATCGTAGATCATcacataaaaattttaaa ATTTTCTGCGATGATTGAGTCGGTTCTGCAGGAAGTGTGCTTTTTCGAATTCGTTGGTTCCACGTTTGTAATATGCTTGCTCGAATACTATTGTATAACG GATTGGCaacagaataataaaattggttTGGCAACATACTCGATGCTACTAGTATCCTTGACGTTCAATATGTTCTTGTTATGCTACATTGGCAATCTTCTACTAGAAAAG AGTACTGACGTTGGAATATCTTGCTATATGATTGACTGGTACCGCTTACCAGTCAAAACAGTTCAAGATCTTATGTTAATCATCGCTATGTCGAACACTCCAGTGAAAATTAGCGCCGGCAGAATGTTTCTTTTATCCTTGCCTACTTTCGGAAAT ATTTTAAAGACATCATTCGCGTACTTAAACTTTATCAGGAATACTCTTATGTAA
- the LOC139988958 gene encoding odorant receptor 10-like isoform X2 yields MHLSVRQPRNPNYEEDIVYVTKHNKWVLSTIGMWPTVVKGIRKFVPKLIIGLSNIVSSLNVLQFVLHIILEEKNPTLKVRFLGLICFASTNLMKYWALIARKSNIEYCIEQVQIDWKQVEFQRNRILMLKYGKMGRDLTIYSAVFMYGSEMLYITIMQYALGSMLKENNRTTRILVYPTYSGLLDVQKTPIYEIVYVLQCMCTLLFNSVTVSCCGLAALFATHACGQIDIIMSQLDDLVDGKFAKKNSNPDTRLTEIVKHHIKILKFSTMIETVLQEVCFFEFVGTTLVVCFLEYYCLTDWQSNNKIGVATYSMLLVSLTFNMFLLCYIGNLLLEKSSDIGISCYMIDWYRLPPRTVQDLMLIIAMSNTPVKISAGRIFLLSLPTFGNILKTSFAYLNFVRNATM; encoded by the exons ATGCATCTTTCCGTTCGACAACCACGAAATCCAAACTACGAGGAAGACATCGTTTACGTGACGAAACACAACAAATGGGTTCTGAGTACCATCGGCATGTGGCCCACTGTAGTAAAAGGCATCAGAAAATTTGTACCAAAACTTATAATAGGTCTCAGTAATATCGTATCGTCTTTGAACGTACTGCAATTTGTGCTACACATTATACTGGAAGAAAAAAACCCTACATTGAAAGTGAGATTCTTAGGCTTGATTTGTTTTGCTTCAACCAATCTGATGAAGTATTGGGCTCTGATAGCGCGCAAATCGAATATCGAATACTGTATCGAACAGGTGCAGATAGATTGGAAGCAG GTAGAATTCCAAAGAAATCGCATATTGATGTTAAAATACGGAAAGATGGGTCGAGATCTCACCATATACAGTGCCGTGTTTATGTATGGCTCTGAAATGTTGTACATTACAATCATGCAATATGCATTGGGATCAATGCTGAAGGAAAATAATCGTACAACTAGAATACTAGTGTACCCTACCTATAGTGGATTGCTCGACGTCCAAAAAACTCCCATCTACGAAATCGTGTACGTTCTCCAATGCATGTGCACACTTTTGTTCAACTCTGTGACAGTTTCATGTTGTGGATTGGCTGCGCTTTTTGCAACACACGCCTGTGGACAGATTGATATCATTATGTCCCAATTAGATGATCTGGTCGATGGAAAATTCGccaagaaaaattctaatcCGGACACTCGACTGACGGAAatcgtaaaacatcatataaaaattttaaa ATTTTCTACTATGATTGAGACGGTTCTGCAGGAAGTGtgttttttcgaatttgttGGTACCACGTTGGTAGTATGCTTCCTCGAATATTATTGTCTAACG GATTGGCAaagcaataataaaattggtGTGGCAACATACTCGATGCTACTGGTATCCTTGACGTTCAATATGTTTTTGTTATGCTACATTGGTAATCTTCTACTAGAGAAG AGTTCTGACATTGGAATATCTTGCTATATGATTGATTGGTACCGCTTACCACCTAGAACAGTTCAAGATCTTATGTTGATCATCGCTATGTCGAACACTCCAGTGAAAATTAGCGCCGgcagaatatttcttttatccttGCCTACTTTCGGAAAT ATTCTAAAGACATCATTCGCGTACTTAAACTTCGTTCGGAATGCCactatgtaa
- the LOC139988958 gene encoding odorant receptor 10-like isoform X1: MHLSVRQPRNPNYEEDIVYVTKHNKWVLSTIGMWPTVVKGIRKFVPKLIIGLSNIVSSLNVLQFVLHIILEEKNPTLKVRFLGLICFASTNLMKYWALIARKSNIEYCIEQVQIDWKQVEFQRNRILMLKYGKMGRDLTIYSAVFMYGSEMLYITIMQYALGSMLKENNRTTRILVYPTYSGLLDVQKTPIYEIVYVLQCMCTLLFNSVTVSCCGLAALFATHACGQIDIIMSQLDDLVDGKFAKKNSNPDTRLTEIVKHHIKILKFSTMIETVLQEVCFFEFVGTTLVVCFLEYYCLTDWQSNNKIGVATYSMLLVSLTFNMFLLCYIGNLLLEKSSDIGISCYMIDWYRLPPRTVQDLMLIIAMSNTPVKISAGRIFLLSLPTFGNVGFYKYFLYVLPVKNLHKSTV; the protein is encoded by the exons ATGCATCTTTCCGTTCGACAACCACGAAATCCAAACTACGAGGAAGACATCGTTTACGTGACGAAACACAACAAATGGGTTCTGAGTACCATCGGCATGTGGCCCACTGTAGTAAAAGGCATCAGAAAATTTGTACCAAAACTTATAATAGGTCTCAGTAATATCGTATCGTCTTTGAACGTACTGCAATTTGTGCTACACATTATACTGGAAGAAAAAAACCCTACATTGAAAGTGAGATTCTTAGGCTTGATTTGTTTTGCTTCAACCAATCTGATGAAGTATTGGGCTCTGATAGCGCGCAAATCGAATATCGAATACTGTATCGAACAGGTGCAGATAGATTGGAAGCAG GTAGAATTCCAAAGAAATCGCATATTGATGTTAAAATACGGAAAGATGGGTCGAGATCTCACCATATACAGTGCCGTGTTTATGTATGGCTCTGAAATGTTGTACATTACAATCATGCAATATGCATTGGGATCAATGCTGAAGGAAAATAATCGTACAACTAGAATACTAGTGTACCCTACCTATAGTGGATTGCTCGACGTCCAAAAAACTCCCATCTACGAAATCGTGTACGTTCTCCAATGCATGTGCACACTTTTGTTCAACTCTGTGACAGTTTCATGTTGTGGATTGGCTGCGCTTTTTGCAACACACGCCTGTGGACAGATTGATATCATTATGTCCCAATTAGATGATCTGGTCGATGGAAAATTCGccaagaaaaattctaatcCGGACACTCGACTGACGGAAatcgtaaaacatcatataaaaattttaaa ATTTTCTACTATGATTGAGACGGTTCTGCAGGAAGTGtgttttttcgaatttgttGGTACCACGTTGGTAGTATGCTTCCTCGAATATTATTGTCTAACG GATTGGCAaagcaataataaaattggtGTGGCAACATACTCGATGCTACTGGTATCCTTGACGTTCAATATGTTTTTGTTATGCTACATTGGTAATCTTCTACTAGAGAAG AGTTCTGACATTGGAATATCTTGCTATATGATTGATTGGTACCGCTTACCACCTAGAACAGTTCAAGATCTTATGTTGATCATCGCTATGTCGAACACTCCAGTGAAAATTAGCGCCGgcagaatatttcttttatccttGCCTACTTTCGGAAATGTAggtttttacaaatatttcctttatGTTTTGCCTGTTAAAAATTTACACAAATCAACCGTTTAA
- the LOC139988820 gene encoding uncharacterized protein translates to MYDRSYTIVDDQLKNNHYQNDIHYTLQMCQWLLKLIGMWPLVNNHTSRLERLLSVVVMIICFCSILFIILPSSHHFFFVEKNLYMKVKMLGPVGFCVFATVKYSYLTLKGAFLQRCIRQLKNDWKRVQDPSHREIMLKYAGISRKLITMCAVFIYTGGMSYHTVAQFLSTDKTRENYTVRPLTYIGYDPFFDTQSSPTYEIVFFLHCFAAMVMYSITTVAYGLAAVFVTHVCGQIQIQIVRLHNLVESKDRDLFAVIVRDHVEVLSSAPLTAIPIDHLLFLPNVFIQIFEYFTCTYIFLFGNFRFSKNIEEALYQICLTEIVECTMNMCMLEYYCLMEWASTDLIVTLTYMTLLTSFTFNIFIFCYIGELLSEQCSEIGTVSYEIDWYNLPAKEAYDLILLISISQYPPKLTAGKIIELSLNTFSSVAKTSLVYLNLLQTVADWYQN, encoded by the exons ATGTATGATCGATCATATACCATAGTTGATGATCAACTAAAAAACAACCATTACCAGAACGACATACATTACACGCTACAGATGTGTCAATGGCTGTTGAAGCTGATTGGAATGTGGCCCCTCGTTAACAATCACACGAGCAGACTGGAACGGCTCCTCTCAGTGGTCGTGATGATCATATGCTTCTGCAGCATATTATTCATCATCTTGCCATCTAGCCATCACTTCTTCTTCGTAGAGAAGAATCTTTACATGAAGGTGAAAATGCTCGGTCCAGTTGGCTTCTGTGTATTTGCCACAGTTAAGTACAGTTACCTTACCCTAAAAGGAGCCTTCCTGCAGAGGTGCATCCGACAGCTCAAAAATGACTGGAAGAGAGTACAGGATCCGAGTCATCGGGAGATCATGTTAAAATATGCGGGCATTAGCAGAAAGCTTATTACCATGTGCGccgtttttatatatacaggTGGAATGTCCTATCACACGGTAGCGCAATTCTTGTCCACGGATAAGACTAGAGAGAATTACACAGTTAGACCATTGACTTATATCGGTTACGATCCATTTTTTGATACGCAATCTAGTCCTACCTATGAAATCGTGTTCTTTCTCCACTGTTTCGCTGCTATGGTTATGTATAGCATCACCACGGTTGCATATGGTTTAGCTGCAGTATTTGTTACTCATGTTTGTGGCCAGATTCAAATACAGATTGTAAGGTTGCACAATTTGGTGGAGAGCAAGGATCGTGACCTTTTCGCTGTTATTGTGCGCGATCACGTAGAAGTTTTAAG TTCTGCTCCATTGACTGCTATCCCAATTGACCACTTACTTTTCCTCCCAAATGTAttcatacaaatatttgaatattttacatgcACATATATCTTCCTTTTTGGAAATTTCAGATTTTCGAAAAACATCGAAGAAGCTTTGTACCAGATTTGCTTGACAGAGATCGTAGAGTGCACGATGAATATGTGTATGCTCGAATATTACTGCTTGATG GAATGGGCAAGCACTGATCTAATCGTTACATTGACTTATATGACTCTGTTGACTTCCTtcacatttaatatatttatattttgctaCATAGGTGAACTTCTTTCTGAGCAG TGTAGTGAAATTGGTACAGTTTCCTATGAAATCGACTGGTATAACTTGCCAGCTAAGGAAGCTTACGATCTCATTCTACTGATCTCCATATCTCAGTATCCACCAAAACTAACTGCcggaaaaataattgaattatctCTGAATACTTTTAGCTCC GTAGCAAAAACGTCATTagtttatttgaatttactTCAAACAGTTGCAGATTG GTATCAAAATTAA
- the LOC139989065 gene encoding odorant receptor 13a-like, translating into MYDRSYTIVEDQLKNNHYQNDIHYTLQMCQWLLKLIGMWPLVNNHTSRLEHLLSISVMAMCFCSILFIILPSSHHFFFVEKNLYMKMKMLGPVSFCVFATVKYSYLALKGAFLKRCIRQLKNDWKRVQDPSHRAIMLKYAGISRKLITMCAVFIYTGGMSYHTVAQFLSKERTRENYTVKPLAYIGYDPFFDTQSSPTYEIVFFLHCLAAMIMYSITTVAYGLAAVFVTHVCGQIQIQIVRLHNLVESKDRDLFAVIVRDHVKILRFSKNIEDALYQICLTEIVECTINMCMLEYYCLVEWANSDLIATLTYMTLLISFTFNIFIFCYIGELLSEQCSEIGTVSYEIDWYNLPAKEAYDLILLISISQYPPKLTAGKIIELSLNTFSSVAKTSLVYLNLLQTVADW; encoded by the exons ATGTATGATCGATCATATACCATAGTTGAGGATCAACTAAAAAACAACCATTACCAGAACGACATACATTATACGCTGCAGATGTGTCAATGGCTGTTGAAGCTGATTGGAATGTGGCCCCTCGTTAACAATCACACCAGCAGATTGGAACACCTCCTCTCAATCAGCGTGATGGCCATGTGCTTCTGCAGCATATTATTCATCATCTTGCCATCTAGCCATCACTTCTTCTTCGTAGAGAAAAATCTTTACATGAAGATGAAAATGCTCGGTCCGGTTAGCTTCTGTGTATTTGCAACAGTTAAGTACAGTTACCTTGCCCTAAAAGGAGCCTTCCTGAAGAGATGTATCCGACAGCTCAAAAATGACTGGAAGAGAGTGCAAGATCCGAGTCATCGGGCAATCATGTTAAAATACGCGGGCATCAGCAGAAAGCTTATCACCATGTGCGctgtttttatatatacaggTGGAATGTCCTATCACACGGTGGCGCAATTCTTGTCCAAGGAGAGGACTAGAGAAAATTATACAGTTAAACCATTGGCGTATATCGGTTACGACCCATTTTTTGATACGCAGTCCAGCCCTACGTATGAAATCGTGTTCTTTCTTCACTGCCTCGCTGCTATGATTATGTATAGCATCACCACAGTTGCATATGGTTTGGCTGCAGTGTTTGTTACTCATGTTTGTGGCCAGATTCAAATACAGATTGTAAGGTTGCACAATTTGGTGGAGAGCAAGGATCGTGATCTTTTTGCTGTCATTGTGCGCGATCACGTGAAAATTTTAAG attttctaaaaatatcgaagatgCTTTGTATCAGATTTGCTTGACAGAGATCGTAGAATGCACGATAAATATGTGTATGCTTGAATATTACTGCTTGGTG GAATGGGCAAACAGTGATCTAATCGCTACATTGACTTATATGACTCTGTTGATTTCCTtcacatttaatatatttatattttgctaCATAGGTGAACTTCTTTCTGAGCAG TGTAGTGAAATTGGTACAGTTTCCTATGAAATCGACTGGTATAACTTGCCAGCTAAGGAAGCTTACGATCTCATTCTACTGATCTCCATATCTCAGTATCCACCAAAACTAACTGCcggaaaaataattgaattatctCTGAATACTTTTAGCTCC gTAGCAAAAACATCATTagtttatttgaatttactTCAAACAGTTGCAGATTGGTAA
- the LOC139989191 gene encoding odorant receptor 13a-like, translating to MYNRSYTIVEDQLKNNHYQNDIHYTLQMCQWLLKLIGIWPLVNNHTSRLEQLVSIVLMIICYSSIFFIILPSGHHFFFVEKSLYTKMKMFGPVSFCVFATVKYSYLARKGAFLQRCIRQLKNDWKRVQDPSHRAIMLKYAGISRKLITMCAVFIYTGGMSYHTVAQFLSKERTRENYTVKPLTYIGYDPFFDTQSSPTYEIVFFLHCFAAMIMYSVTTVAYGLAAVFVTHVCGQIQIQIARLQNLVGSKDRDLFSVIVRDHMKILRFSKNIEDALYQICLTEIVECTICMCILEYYCLMEWANSDLIATLTYMIVLTSFTFNIFIFCYIGELLSEQCSQIGTTSYEIEWYQLPAKRAYDLILLISISQYPPKLTAGKIIELSLNTFSSVAKTSLVYLNLLQTLTD from the exons ATGTATAATCGATCATATACCATAGTTGAGGATCAACTGAAAAACAACCATTACCAGAACGACATACATTACACGCTGCAGATGTGTCAATGGCTGTTGAAGCTGATCGGAATATGGCCTCTCGTTAACAATCACACCAGCAGACTGGAACAGCTCGTCTCAATCGTACTCATGATCATATGCTACTCCAGcatatttttcatcattttgcCATCTGGTCATCACTTCTTCTTCGTAGAGAAAAGTTTATATACGAAGATGAAAATGTTCGGTCCGGTTAGCTTCTGTGTATTTGCAACAGTTAAGTACAGTTACCTTGCCCGAAAAGGAGCCTTCCTACAGAGATGTATCCGACAGCTCAAAAATGACTGGAAGAGAGTGCAAGATCCGAGTCATCGGGCAATCATGTTAAAATACGCGGGCATCAGCAGAAAGCTTATCACCATGTGCGctgtttttatatatacaggTGGAATGTCCTACCACACGGTGGCGCAATTCTTGTCCAAGGAGAGGACTAGAGAAAATTATACAGTTAAACCACTGACGTATATCGGTTACGACCCATTTTTTGATACGCAGTCCAGCCCTACGTATGAAATCGTGTTCTTTCTTCATTGCTTTGCTGCTATGATTATGTATAGCGTCACCACTGTTGCATATGGTTTGGCTGCAGTTTTTGTTACTCATGTTTGTGGCCAAATTCAAATACAAATAGCAAGATTGCAGAACTTAGTGGGGAGCAAGGATCGTGATCTCTTCTCTGTGATTGTGCGCGATCACATGAAAATTTTAAG ATTTTCGAAGAATATCGAAGATGCTTTGTATCAGATATGCTTAACAGAAATCGTAGAGTGCACGATTTGCATGTGTATACTGGAGTATTACTGCTTAATG GAATGGGCAAACAGTGATCTAATCGCTACATTGACTTATATGATTGTGTTGACCTCctttacatttaatatatttatattttgctaCATAGGAGAACTTCTTTCTGAGCAG TGTAGCCAAATTGGTACAACTTCCTATGAAATCGAATGGTATCAGCTGCCAGCTAAGAGAGCttacgacctaattctattGATCTCCATATCTCAATATCCACCAAAACTAACGGCCggtaaaattattgaattgtCTCTGAATACTTTTAGCTCC GTAGCAAAAACGTCGCTAGTTTATCTGAATCTACTTCAAACACTTACAGACTAG